GGATCGGTATCGGTCTGATCCTGGGCGTAATCCCGATAGGCGAGGAGCGCATCCGGCAGAGGAGCCGTCTCCGCGCCCAGCCAGGCCGCAGCCTCGTTCAGATCCCAGACGTACTGCCAGACATTCTGTTCAAACCTGCGCTCCAGCGGCTCGGGTGCGTCGGGACAGGCCAGGAGCGTCGGGGATCCCAGCAGAAGAAGAGCGAGCGCACGCAGTTTTTTGAGGATATTCATCGGCGACTCCGGCTTTGGGGCATTTCTTCAGTGCATCTCTACCGGGTTTTGCTTCAGAATTCAAGCTGGTCACCGCAGGGTGGGCCATGGACGCAGATGGAATGAAGAGAGGAGCGTTGACGCATGTTTCGAATTTTGGAGATAGGGCTGGATGGGGCCGTGACGATGTATGATGATGCGGCCCGCATTGGCCCACCCCCTGAGGGCGTCATTCGCTGGGTTGATCTGTCCGCGCAGGATGAGCCGCAGCTGGAGCTTCTGCGGCTGGGTTTTAATTTCCATCCCCTGGCCATCGAGGATTGCTCGCATTTTGATCAAAGGCCCAAGGTTGAAGAGTATGACAACTATCTTTTCATCGTGACCCAGGGCTTTGTCTGCGAAGGGGGCTCGGTGGAAAATCTGAAGATTCTGGAGCTGCATACCTTCATGGGTCAGCACTTTCTCGTGACCGTTCACAGCGAAGGCATCGAAGCCCTGGATAGCGTCTGGAAGCGGGCGACGTCCGACGCCAACCTTTTAAAACGCGGTGTGGACTTTGTTCTTTATATGATCGCCGATCGCATGGTGGACGGCAATTTTCCCATACTGGACCTGGCCGCCGAGGAGCTGGAGGTATTGGAAGAGGAGGTTCTGTCCAATCCGCGGCGCGAGAACCTGACCCGCATCTTCGCACTGAAGCATCAGCTTGTGTCCATGCGCAAGGTGCTGTCCCCGCAGCGTGATGTTTTCGGAGCCCTGACGAAACTGGACCATCCTTATATAGCCGAAAGAACCCTGCATTATTTCCGCGATGTCTATGATCATCTGATACGTATCACGGAATCCATCGAAGCCAACCGCGATCTTCTGGGCAATGCACTGGAGGCGTACCTTTCCTCGGTGTCCCAGCGCACCAATGAAATAATGAAATACCTGACGATCATGAGCGCAGTCTTTCTGCCTTTGGCCTTTGTCGTGGGATTTTTTGGTCAGAATTTTCAGAACCTGATTGGGATGCAGGACTGGATGCAGTCCGACTCCTTGATGTGGGGAATGGTGATTTTGTGCGTCACAATTCCTGTG
This sequence is a window from Oligoflexus sp.. Protein-coding genes within it:
- the corA gene encoding magnesium/cobalt transporter CorA, translating into MFRILEIGLDGAVTMYDDAARIGPPPEGVIRWVDLSAQDEPQLELLRLGFNFHPLAIEDCSHFDQRPKVEEYDNYLFIVTQGFVCEGGSVENLKILELHTFMGQHFLVTVHSEGIEALDSVWKRATSDANLLKRGVDFVLYMIADRMVDGNFPILDLAAEELEVLEEEVLSNPRRENLTRIFALKHQLVSMRKVLSPQRDVFGALTKLDHPYIAERTLHYFRDVYDHLIRITESIEANRDLLGNALEAYLSSVSQRTNEIMKYLTIMSAVFLPLAFVVGFFGQNFQNLIGMQDWMQSDSLMWGMVILCVTIPVVMIIWFKRKGWV